A window from Hymenobacter volaticus encodes these proteins:
- a CDS encoding response regulator, whose amino-acid sequence MSDAKTILIAEDSSVILNLTKKILELQKYRIVSAKNGGEVLKQVESQPIDCVLMDINIPVKDGMECTREIRAHQDERISKIPIIAITGNANNYSMEQFREAGVTDYLPKPLDFDALVRVVKQYVG is encoded by the coding sequence ATGAGCGACGCGAAAACAATACTGATTGCCGAAGACAGCTCCGTCATCCTGAACTTGACTAAAAAAATTCTTGAGCTGCAGAAATACCGCATTGTGTCGGCCAAAAACGGGGGCGAAGTTCTCAAGCAAGTGGAAAGCCAGCCCATCGATTGCGTATTGATGGACATCAACATTCCCGTAAAGGACGGTATGGAATGCACCCGCGAGATTCGGGCTCATCAAGACGAGCGGATTTCTAAAATCCCAATTATTGCTATCACTGGCAACGCCAACAACTACTCGATGGAGCAATTCCGTGAGGCTGGCGTAACCGATTACTTACCTAAACCACTTGATTTTGATGCACTTGTACGCGTAGTAAAGCAGTACGTAGGATAA
- a CDS encoding MBL fold metallo-hydrolase: MQITFLGTGTSQGVPVIGCHCAVCRSLDYRDKRLRVSVHLEIQGKSIIIDSGPDFRQQVLRERVDRLDALVFTHEHKDHTAGMDDIRAYNFKQQQDMPVYAEPRVLDQLRREYAYIFAEHKYPGVPQVQTIPITDDTTSFDVQGVTFHPIRALHYKLPVLGFRVGNFTYVTDANHLEPESLERMRGSEIIVLNALRHEPHISHFSLTEAIAVLEDLAPRRAYLTHISHLLGKHREVEATLPDFVRLAYDGLRVEV; this comes from the coding sequence ATGCAAATCACCTTTCTCGGCACGGGTACTTCGCAGGGTGTGCCCGTGATTGGGTGCCACTGTGCGGTGTGCCGCTCCCTGGATTACCGCGATAAGCGGCTACGGGTATCGGTGCACCTCGAAATCCAGGGCAAGAGCATCATTATTGATTCAGGGCCCGATTTTCGGCAGCAGGTACTGCGCGAACGAGTCGACCGGCTGGATGCACTGGTGTTTACGCACGAGCATAAAGACCACACAGCCGGCATGGATGACATCCGGGCTTACAATTTCAAGCAACAGCAAGATATGCCCGTGTATGCCGAGCCACGGGTGCTTGACCAGCTCCGGCGCGAATACGCCTACATCTTCGCTGAACACAAGTACCCTGGAGTGCCGCAGGTACAAACCATTCCAATTACCGACGACACTACTTCCTTCGATGTGCAAGGAGTAACTTTCCATCCTATCCGGGCGCTGCATTACAAGCTGCCAGTGCTTGGGTTTCGGGTAGGCAACTTCACCTATGTGACGGATGCCAATCATCTAGAGCCGGAATCGTTGGAGCGGATGCGAGGCTCGGAAATCATTGTGCTAAATGCCTTGCGTCACGAGCCGCATATCTCACACTTCTCCTTGACTGAGGCCATAGCCGTGCTCGAAGACCTCGCTCCGCGTCGGGCTTATCTCACGCACATCAGCCATTTGTTGGGTAAACACCGTGAGGTAGAGGCTACGCTGCCCGATTTCGTTCGGCTGGCCTATGACGGACTGCGGGTAGAGGTGTGA
- a CDS encoding aspartate aminotransferase family protein — MLTPRQLFLRHQAQTSDFPLLLEIERAEGVYMYGPDGQRYLDLISGIGVSNVGHRHPRVIEAIKDQLDKYLHLMVYGELVQAPPAQLAQALHETLPVHLDSVYFTNSGAEAIEGALKLAKRHTGRTGFVSSFNAYHGSTHGALSITGSEGFKNSYRPLLPDVCHIRYNQFDDLLLIDEHTAAVVMETVQGEAGVRVPAPGYLPALRQRCTEVGALLILDEIQCGFGRTGTFWAFEQFGVTPDILVCAKGMGGGMPIGAFISSQEIMAGFKTNPILGHCTTFGGHPVSCAASLATLRTIQEENLLEGVAEKAARFRRQLVHPAIRAVRGCGLLMAVEFDSFEVLKPIIDRALSHEGILTDWFLFCDNSLRLAPPLIITDAEIDEACAALLRAIDFVCGQ, encoded by the coding sequence ATGCTTACTCCCCGCCAGCTTTTTCTGCGCCACCAAGCCCAAACCTCTGATTTTCCGTTGCTGCTCGAAATCGAGCGGGCGGAAGGCGTGTATATGTATGGGCCGGACGGCCAACGCTACCTCGATTTGATTTCCGGCATCGGCGTCAGTAATGTAGGGCACCGTCATCCGCGCGTTATCGAGGCCATTAAAGATCAACTCGACAAGTATTTGCACCTGATGGTGTACGGCGAATTGGTGCAGGCTCCTCCTGCCCAGCTTGCCCAGGCCTTGCACGAAACCCTGCCCGTCCACCTCGACAGCGTGTACTTTACCAACTCCGGTGCCGAGGCCATTGAAGGGGCCCTCAAGCTTGCCAAACGCCATACGGGCCGCACCGGCTTCGTTTCCAGTTTCAATGCTTACCACGGCTCTACGCACGGCGCCTTAAGCATCACCGGCTCCGAAGGCTTCAAGAACAGCTACCGCCCCCTGCTCCCCGATGTATGCCACATCCGCTACAATCAGTTCGACGACCTGCTGTTGATCGATGAGCATACGGCAGCCGTCGTTATGGAGACGGTGCAGGGCGAAGCGGGTGTGCGGGTGCCTGCACCGGGCTACCTGCCGGCCCTGCGCCAGCGCTGCACCGAAGTTGGGGCGCTACTGATTCTAGATGAAATTCAGTGCGGTTTCGGGCGGACTGGTACCTTCTGGGCTTTCGAGCAGTTCGGTGTCACCCCCGATATTCTGGTCTGCGCCAAAGGCATGGGCGGCGGTATGCCAATTGGGGCTTTTATTTCCTCGCAAGAAATTATGGCGGGGTTCAAAACCAACCCCATCTTAGGGCACTGCACCACATTTGGCGGCCACCCAGTGTCGTGCGCGGCCTCACTAGCTACGTTGCGTACCATTCAAGAAGAAAACTTGTTAGAAGGCGTAGCCGAGAAAGCCGCTCGGTTTCGCCGACAACTCGTGCACCCAGCAATTCGGGCGGTGCGGGGGTGTGGGCTGCTGATGGCCGTCGAGTTCGATTCATTTGAGGTGCTAAAGCCCATCATCGACCGGGCGCTTTCGCACGAAGGCATCCTGACCGATTGGTTTTTGTTTTGCGACAATTCCCTGCGCCTGGCCCCGCCCCTCATCATCACCGATGCCGAAATTGATGAGGCCTGCGCTGCCTTGCTGCGGGCCATAGACTTTGTTTGTGGGCAGTAG
- a CDS encoding RNA polymerase sigma factor, with protein sequence MEDQDILAKFADPAARNVAFNQLVRKYQTKVYWHIRKMVVDHDDADDLTQDVFVKVWKHLENFRQDASLYTWIYRIATNECLSFLASKRRKYFLPLNDVGAELAAKMEADPSLAGDDIELRLQKAILKLPDKQRLVFNLRYYDEMPYEQMAEVTGTSVGALKASYHHAAKKIEQYINEQA encoded by the coding sequence TTGGAAGACCAAGACATCCTTGCCAAGTTTGCCGATCCGGCCGCGCGCAATGTGGCTTTCAACCAACTGGTGCGCAAATACCAAACGAAAGTGTACTGGCACATTCGCAAGATGGTCGTCGACCACGACGATGCCGACGACTTGACGCAGGATGTGTTTGTCAAGGTTTGGAAACACCTAGAGAACTTCCGGCAGGACGCTTCTCTCTATACCTGGATTTACCGCATTGCCACCAATGAGTGCTTGAGTTTTTTGGCCAGCAAGCGGCGCAAGTATTTTCTACCCCTCAACGACGTGGGGGCGGAACTGGCCGCTAAAATGGAGGCTGATCCTAGTCTGGCCGGCGACGATATTGAACTGCGCTTGCAGAAAGCCATTCTCAAGCTACCCGACAAACAACGCCTGGTTTTCAATCTGCGCTATTACGACGAGATGCCCTACGAGCAGATGGCCGAAGTAACCGGAACCAGCGTGGGGGCCTTGAAAGCCTCGTATCATCATGCCGCCAAGAAAATAGAGCAATACATCAACGAACAAGCATAG
- a CDS encoding glycosyltransferase: MTVPRLYFTVTTDLNYDQRMQRICSSLAEAGYEVRLIGRQWSNSRPLVPQPYKQHRLRCWFQRGKLFYLEYNLRLFLYLLPRRATVWCAIDLDTALPVWLRARLGGQPFVYDAHELFTEVPEVVARPAVQRMWRWVEQFIVPRANLVYTVGPALARVFEERYGRPVKVVRNISRLSEAALPPAPTAVPAAGYILYQGALNAGRGLEALLEAMPQVIGRLVVCGEGDLSESLRARAAALGLLASGQVEFRGFVLPDALRDVTQNAVLGVMLLENQGLSYYYSLANKFFDYLHAGIPQVVVDFPEYRALNNEYDVAEIVPNLKPTTLAATLNYLLRDNPARYQQLAENCRRARRELSWQHEEQHLLALYAGLVDSKS; this comes from the coding sequence ATGACCGTTCCACGCTTGTATTTTACCGTTACCACTGATCTTAACTATGACCAGCGTATGCAGCGAATTTGCAGCAGCCTGGCCGAGGCAGGATACGAAGTTCGGTTGATTGGACGGCAGTGGAGCAACTCGCGGCCACTCGTGCCGCAACCGTATAAGCAGCACCGTTTACGATGCTGGTTTCAGCGCGGCAAGCTGTTTTACCTCGAGTATAATCTGCGCCTGTTCCTGTATCTGCTACCGCGCCGCGCCACCGTGTGGTGCGCCATCGACCTCGACACTGCTTTGCCGGTATGGTTGCGGGCGCGGCTAGGAGGGCAACCCTTCGTGTATGACGCCCACGAATTATTTACGGAGGTGCCCGAGGTGGTGGCCCGGCCAGCCGTGCAGCGAATGTGGCGGTGGGTGGAGCAGTTTATAGTGCCTCGTGCCAACTTGGTGTACACCGTTGGGCCCGCGTTGGCGCGGGTGTTCGAGGAACGCTACGGGCGGCCGGTAAAGGTAGTGCGCAACATCAGTCGGCTGTCGGAGGCAGCTTTACCGCCGGCTCCCACAGCGGTGCCCGCAGCAGGGTATATTTTGTATCAGGGGGCCCTCAACGCGGGCCGGGGACTGGAGGCGCTGCTCGAAGCCATGCCGCAGGTAATTGGTCGGCTGGTTGTTTGTGGGGAAGGTGATTTGTCGGAAAGCTTGCGGGCGCGTGCGGCAGCACTAGGGCTGCTGGCGAGTGGGCAGGTGGAGTTCCGCGGCTTCGTGCTGCCCGACGCGCTACGCGACGTGACGCAGAACGCGGTATTGGGAGTGATGCTGTTGGAAAACCAAGGCCTGAGCTACTATTACTCTTTGGCCAACAAGTTCTTCGATTATCTCCACGCCGGCATTCCGCAGGTAGTAGTGGACTTTCCGGAATACCGTGCCCTCAACAACGAGTACGACGTGGCTGAAATCGTACCCAACCTAAAGCCGACAACGCTGGCGGCGACGCTCAACTATCTGTTGCGCGACAACCCCGCTCGTTATCAGCAGCTGGCAGAAAATTGTCGGCGGGCCCGCCGTGAGTTAAGCTGGCAACACGAGGAGCAACATCTTCTAGCTCTATATGCTGGCTTGGTTGACAGCAAATCGTAG
- a CDS encoding DUF481 domain-containing protein translates to MLLLLLSVVPAYAQRPDTTIIRYVGQLTGQYTSGGVNRTLLATTHSVTFLRGQHFGAPVSGSFTYGKQDRLLKEREILVNATPYYWLGHFRAYGIGGYERSNLRGIANRIQLGLGPGWAFYTDSLGREVSVSNLFIREATYFQDGSQRIVSRSSLRLRVVYSKGVLALNSTTFYQPNLEGFGDYRINQLTTLALRFTTRFSITANYTYTHESRVLEGKPNDNTNVTVGVAFSTK, encoded by the coding sequence GTGTTGCTCTTGCTGTTATCGGTGGTACCAGCGTATGCCCAGCGGCCCGACACCACAATTATTCGCTACGTTGGGCAGCTTACCGGCCAGTATACCTCGGGCGGTGTAAACCGCACGCTGCTAGCTACCACGCACTCCGTCACGTTTTTGCGCGGCCAACATTTTGGGGCGCCTGTTAGTGGTAGCTTCACATACGGCAAGCAAGACCGGCTTCTGAAAGAGCGCGAAATACTCGTTAATGCTACTCCCTACTACTGGCTAGGGCACTTCCGAGCCTACGGCATCGGGGGGTACGAGCGGAGCAACCTGCGCGGTATTGCCAACCGTATCCAGTTGGGATTGGGGCCGGGCTGGGCCTTCTATACCGATTCGCTGGGGCGCGAGGTATCGGTGAGCAACCTGTTTATTCGGGAAGCCACGTACTTCCAAGATGGTAGCCAGCGTATCGTTTCGCGCAGTTCGTTGCGGCTGCGTGTGGTATACTCAAAAGGCGTGCTTGCCCTCAACTCCACCACGTTCTACCAACCTAACCTCGAAGGCTTTGGCGACTACCGCATCAATCAACTAACCACGCTGGCGCTGCGCTTCACGACTCGCTTTTCCATAACGGCCAACTACACTTACACCCACGAAAGCCGCGTGCTAGAAGGCAAGCCCAACGACAATACCAACGTGACAGTGGGGGTAGCATTTAGCACGAAGTAG
- a CDS encoding PAS domain-containing protein: MPHSAAPTSTAAVAMPTDFYRALFEDAYDAQLLYDEQGNLVDCNKAALHLLGISRTDLQTNGLMALTVPTTTNGQWHTEATLREAIQYTARTGKEASRPWQARRPNQRNLSAQLTLRRLASPNSQVQVLLGLRETSPAHQTTETEVQQLVLDRTQEQLRDLLSRTTLSYVLLDREGFVVDANDFFLEFTGYTRDEIIDKPYHTTFSPTAERELRLQSFLTCIREERLQDFYERSLLTKNGQTRMVHWHAEFAHDAANNITGIFLVGRDFTERHVAARALTDNRNRLQDFLDNAHDLIQNLSIDNRLLFVNKAWKEKLGYSDEDLPNLSLSDVVHPYYKAKLLYQLRNLYKGRKSTSLKRYSLLKPASPFT, translated from the coding sequence ATGCCTCATTCTGCTGCTCCGACGTCCACTGCTGCCGTGGCCATGCCGACAGATTTTTACCGTGCGCTTTTTGAAGATGCCTATGATGCTCAGTTGCTCTACGACGAGCAAGGCAACTTAGTCGACTGCAATAAAGCTGCGCTGCATCTGCTTGGCATTAGCCGCACCGACTTGCAGACCAATGGCCTGATGGCCTTAACCGTGCCAACTACCACCAACGGGCAGTGGCACACCGAAGCTACCTTGCGCGAAGCTATTCAGTACACCGCTCGCACTGGTAAAGAAGCATCACGGCCTTGGCAGGCTCGCCGTCCGAACCAACGGAACTTGTCGGCCCAACTCACGTTGCGCCGCTTGGCATCACCCAACAGTCAGGTACAAGTCCTGCTCGGGTTGCGCGAAACCTCACCTGCTCATCAGACCACCGAAACCGAGGTGCAGCAACTCGTACTCGACCGTACCCAGGAGCAGTTGCGGGACCTCCTTTCGCGCACCACGCTGAGCTATGTGCTTCTCGACCGGGAAGGCTTTGTAGTGGACGCCAACGATTTTTTTCTGGAGTTCACCGGCTACACCCGCGACGAAATTATTGATAAGCCTTACCACACTACGTTCTCGCCGACGGCCGAGCGTGAGTTGCGCCTGCAATCCTTTTTGACTTGTATTCGGGAAGAACGGTTGCAGGATTTCTACGAACGCTCCCTGCTCACCAAGAACGGCCAGACGCGCATGGTGCACTGGCATGCCGAGTTTGCGCATGATGCCGCTAACAACATCACCGGTATCTTCTTGGTCGGGCGCGACTTCACGGAGCGCCACGTTGCGGCCCGGGCCCTCACTGACAACCGCAACCGCCTCCAAGACTTCCTCGACAACGCCCACGACCTCATCCAGAACCTGAGCATCGACAACCGGCTTTTGTTCGTCAACAAGGCTTGGAAAGAAAAGCTTGGTTACAGCGACGAAGACCTACCCAACCTCAGCCTTTCGGATGTAGTGCACCCTTATTACAAGGCCAAGCTGCTGTATCAGCTGCGCAACCTATACAAGGGGAGAAAGTCAACAAGCTTGAAACGGTATTCCTTACTAAAACCGGCAAGCCCGTTCACCTGA
- the miaA gene encoding tRNA (adenosine(37)-N6)-dimethylallyltransferase MiaA — protein sequence MSILSELITYLEADLAAQPNRPTLVVVAGPTAVGKTALCVQLAQHFQTEVVSADSRQFFREMSIGTAKPTPEEMQGVPHHFINSHSITEDYNAGRYEADCLALLDTLFQRHRVVILTGGSGLYLQAVTDGLDELPTADPAVRAQLHQELAAHGLEPLVAELARLDPVAYNRIDRQNPQRVVRAVEVCRATGQPFSSFHTAGRSAPERPFRIIKLALTREREELYQRIDLRVDQMLEAGLLAEVESLLPFQHHNALQTVGYQEIFDYLNGLHDWPEAVRLLKRNTRRYAKRQLTWLRRDPQYQWVTVK from the coding sequence ATGAGTATACTTTCCGAGTTGATAACCTACCTGGAAGCTGATTTGGCGGCACAGCCCAACCGGCCGACGCTGGTAGTGGTGGCGGGCCCTACGGCTGTAGGCAAAACGGCGCTTTGCGTGCAATTGGCGCAGCATTTCCAAACCGAAGTGGTATCGGCCGACTCGCGACAATTCTTCCGCGAGATGAGTATTGGTACGGCCAAACCAACTCCCGAGGAAATGCAGGGCGTACCGCACCATTTCATTAACTCGCACAGCATAACTGAAGACTACAATGCTGGCCGCTACGAAGCGGACTGCCTAGCGCTGCTCGACACGCTGTTCCAGCGTCACCGCGTGGTGATACTAACGGGGGGCTCCGGACTCTACTTGCAAGCCGTAACGGATGGGCTCGACGAACTACCCACCGCCGACCCCGCCGTGCGGGCGCAGTTGCACCAGGAACTGGCCGCACACGGTCTGGAACCGCTAGTAGCAGAATTGGCGCGCCTGGACCCTGTTGCATACAACCGCATCGACCGGCAGAATCCGCAACGGGTAGTGCGGGCCGTGGAGGTGTGCCGCGCCACCGGGCAGCCTTTCTCTAGTTTCCACACGGCTGGCCGCTCGGCTCCGGAGCGTCCTTTCCGCATTATTAAGCTGGCTCTCACGCGGGAGCGGGAAGAACTTTACCAGCGCATCGACCTACGGGTCGACCAAATGCTAGAAGCTGGTTTGCTGGCGGAAGTGGAATCGTTGTTACCCTTTCAGCACCACAACGCCCTGCAAACGGTCGGGTACCAGGAAATCTTCGATTATCTGAATGGCCTGCACGACTGGCCCGAGGCAGTACGCCTGCTCAAGCGTAACACCCGCCGCTACGCCAAGCGCCAGCTCACCTGGCTGCGCCGCGACCCGCAGTATCAGTGGGTAACGGTGAAGTAA
- a CDS encoding PAS domain S-box protein, with protein MHSLYGAIHRELSKIIETNNFYIALCDEARTQLQFAYFVDQNTPGEVGAVSRPFSSGMSEYIIRTGRPQYMLRHELEELISSGTITAYGLIPEVMLCSPLSIGERIIGVIAVQDYHKADAYAPTDLEILHFISNQVALAIERKRNEVQIQKQNARLNAIFESGSHLMWSVDTHSRLTSFNRNYAAYFLRRNGVYPAPNVNLFQADLAMMEEDARELFVENYRKAFQGQPQRFEVRLQDARGADSWREIFLNPIYLDDGSFEEISGIAHDITEKKHSQLELAAQEEKFRAIFESFQDVYYRTDDQGILTLVSPSVLDVLGYAAEDVVGTPISNYYIHSQERDNLLRVIQTDGDARNFPIEMRHKQGHNVSMLVNARLVSGGITGTEGIARDITTFNQMQIDLRRAKDEAESALEAKTLFLANMSHELRTPMNGIIGMIDLLHQTVSSEEQEEYVDTLRKSSDALLAILNDILDLSKIQAGKLQLNEEGMDLHYTLEKIHSLFANRAQQKRLTFSYHIAPNTPRFIVTDETRLLQILSNLTSNAIKFTSQGTVSIIVSTDKREDDEYKLRIAVQDSGIGISTENAKLLFTNFTQLDTTPTKAFGGTGLGLAISKQLAELLGGDIGVLSNEGDGSTFWFTLRCRAAYNEDEIVQERLASRERAPDITRFDTAPRVLLVDDNPINLKVAIRLLDKLGCEVAVADNGFEAISKATAPGSKFDLVFMDIQMPEMDGVAAMQEIRRRLGSACPPVVAMTAYSMKEDAERFVREGMDDYVSKPVKSQDLHSVLRRWVTAGPAMRPSSAALPVAEAAPAAVEEPPFIDPDVIEQLRQLGGAEFAAQLYQDFEVEVTQLLDEAQVLVQSGQYEQILPHLHQLKGTGFTLGLTLLAECAKEIEHNLKKGDQSTVEQDFQKLMDYFTRFKAVYPGVTSDL; from the coding sequence TTGCACTCCCTCTACGGTGCTATTCACCGGGAGCTGAGCAAGATCATCGAGACCAACAACTTCTACATTGCCCTCTGCGATGAAGCGCGGACGCAATTGCAGTTTGCATACTTCGTCGATCAAAATACGCCGGGTGAAGTAGGCGCCGTGTCGCGGCCTTTCTCTTCGGGCATGTCGGAGTACATTATCCGGACGGGGCGGCCGCAGTATATGCTACGTCACGAGTTGGAAGAGCTGATCAGCAGTGGTACCATCACGGCGTATGGCCTAATACCCGAAGTAATGCTTTGTTCCCCACTGAGCATTGGGGAGCGGATTATCGGGGTGATTGCCGTGCAGGACTACCATAAAGCGGATGCCTACGCTCCTACCGACCTGGAAATTCTGCACTTCATTTCCAACCAAGTAGCGTTGGCAATTGAACGCAAGCGCAATGAGGTTCAGATTCAAAAGCAGAACGCGCGTCTAAACGCCATTTTCGAAAGCGGGTCGCACTTAATGTGGTCTGTAGATACGCATTCGCGCCTCACTTCCTTCAACCGCAACTACGCCGCTTATTTCTTGCGTCGCAACGGGGTGTACCCGGCGCCAAACGTGAACTTGTTCCAGGCCGACTTGGCCATGATGGAGGAGGATGCACGCGAACTGTTTGTAGAAAACTACCGCAAGGCGTTTCAAGGGCAGCCTCAGCGCTTCGAGGTACGTCTGCAAGACGCCCGCGGCGCCGATTCGTGGCGCGAAATCTTCCTCAACCCCATCTACCTCGACGACGGCTCGTTCGAGGAAATTTCGGGTATTGCCCACGACATCACCGAGAAGAAGCACTCCCAATTGGAGTTGGCCGCGCAGGAAGAGAAATTCCGCGCCATTTTCGAGTCGTTCCAGGACGTGTACTATCGCACCGATGACCAGGGTATTTTGACCTTGGTTAGCCCTTCGGTGCTGGACGTGTTGGGCTATGCCGCTGAGGATGTGGTGGGTACACCTATTTCCAACTATTACATTCACTCTCAAGAGCGCGACAACCTGCTACGCGTTATTCAGACGGATGGGGACGCGCGCAACTTCCCAATCGAAATGCGCCACAAGCAGGGTCACAACGTGAGCATGCTGGTGAATGCACGACTGGTTAGCGGTGGTATAACTGGCACCGAGGGGATTGCGCGTGACATCACCACGTTCAATCAAATGCAGATTGATTTGCGGCGGGCCAAGGATGAAGCCGAATCGGCGTTGGAAGCCAAAACACTGTTCTTGGCCAACATGAGTCATGAGCTGCGGACGCCCATGAACGGCATCATCGGCATGATTGACTTGCTGCACCAAACGGTAAGCAGCGAAGAACAAGAAGAATATGTAGACACGCTACGGAAGTCGAGCGACGCGCTATTGGCCATCCTAAACGACATCTTGGACCTCTCCAAGATTCAGGCCGGCAAGCTGCAACTCAACGAGGAGGGCATGGATTTGCACTACACGCTCGAGAAAATTCATTCGCTCTTTGCCAACCGTGCTCAGCAAAAGCGTCTCACCTTCTCGTATCACATTGCGCCTAACACGCCGCGCTTCATTGTGACCGATGAAACCCGGTTGTTGCAGATACTCAGCAATCTTACTTCCAACGCTATCAAGTTCACGTCACAGGGCACAGTGAGCATCATTGTGTCGACGGATAAGCGTGAGGACGACGAGTACAAGCTGCGCATTGCGGTGCAGGACTCCGGCATTGGTATTTCCACGGAGAATGCCAAGCTGCTGTTCACCAACTTCACGCAGCTTGACACTACGCCGACCAAGGCCTTCGGTGGCACAGGCTTAGGCCTAGCCATCAGCAAGCAACTAGCCGAATTATTAGGCGGCGACATTGGGGTGCTTTCCAATGAAGGCGATGGTAGCACGTTCTGGTTTACGTTGCGGTGCCGCGCGGCCTACAACGAAGACGAAATCGTGCAGGAGCGGCTGGCTTCGCGCGAGCGGGCTCCCGACATTACGCGCTTCGATACGGCACCGCGCGTGCTGCTTGTGGATGACAACCCCATCAACCTAAAAGTAGCCATCCGCCTGCTCGACAAGCTAGGCTGTGAAGTGGCCGTGGCCGACAACGGCTTTGAAGCCATCAGCAAAGCCACGGCGCCTGGCTCTAAGTTCGACTTGGTGTTCATGGATATTCAAATGCCGGAAATGGACGGCGTGGCCGCCATGCAGGAAATCCGTCGGCGCTTGGGGTCTGCTTGCCCGCCCGTGGTAGCCATGACGGCGTATTCCATGAAGGAAGATGCCGAGCGCTTCGTACGCGAAGGCATGGACGACTACGTTTCCAAGCCCGTAAAAAGCCAGGATCTGCACTCGGTGCTGCGGCGCTGGGTAACAGCGGGGCCTGCCATGCGGCCTAGCTCCGCTGCGCTACCCGTCGCTGAAGCCGCTCCTGCCGCTGTGGAGGAACCGCCTTTTATTGATCCAGATGTGATAGAACAGCTGCGACAATTGGGTGGCGCCGAATTTGCCGCTCAGCTCTACCAAGACTTCGAGGTGGAGGTAACTCAACTCCTTGATGAGGCCCAAGTATTGGTTCAGAGTGGGCAGTACGAACAGATTTTACCACATTTGCACCAATTAAAGGGAACTGGCTTTACTTTAGGTTTAACTTTGCTGGCCGAGTGTGCCAAAGAGATAGAGCACAATTTGAAGAAAGGTGACCAAAGCACTGTAGAGCAGGATTTTCAAAAATTAATGGATTACTTCACTCGATTTAAAGCAGTCTATCCGGGCGTGACGAGTGACTTGTAA
- a CDS encoding TerB family tellurite resistance protein codes for MFGFFENEQTRKVKSHIQNLAALAKADGHLDEREMSFIVTVGKRNGMRADQIRSIVANSSLNRLVVPDNDSERFDQIFDMVDMMLADGIVDDSEMDFCTIMAEKLGFRKDIVGLLVKKISQGVKDGMDREVIKADTQAFLRTACG; via the coding sequence ATGTTCGGTTTTTTTGAAAATGAGCAGACTCGGAAAGTAAAAAGCCACATCCAAAATTTAGCTGCGTTGGCCAAAGCCGACGGTCATCTCGATGAACGGGAAATGAGCTTTATCGTGACCGTAGGCAAGCGTAATGGCATGCGAGCCGACCAAATTCGGTCTATCGTAGCCAACAGCAGCCTCAACCGCCTAGTAGTACCCGACAACGATTCGGAACGCTTCGATCAAATATTTGACATGGTAGACATGATGCTAGCCGACGGCATTGTGGACGACAGCGAAATGGATTTCTGCACCATCATGGCTGAAAAGCTAGGCTTCCGCAAAGACATTGTGGGCCTGCTGGTAAAGAAAATTTCGCAGGGTGTAAAAGATGGCATGGACCGGGAGGTGATCAAAGCAGATACGCAGGCATTCTTAAGAACAGCGTGCGGCTAA